In Malus sylvestris chromosome 15, drMalSylv7.2, whole genome shotgun sequence, a single genomic region encodes these proteins:
- the LOC126602051 gene encoding EG45-like domain containing protein 2: protein MYMFSNLVVNMRLLVMSIVLSLFCRDVRLVSGDIGTATSYGPPYIPTKCFGSRQDQFPPGNLFVAVSEGLWDNGAACGRRYRLRCLSGRNKPCKGGATVDVKVVDLCKKSPCPSTVAMSTDAFAAISHSPSTRINVEYVQI from the exons ATGTATATGTTTTCTAACTTAGTTGTGAACATGAGGCTCTTAGTCATGTCAATAGTGTTAAGCTTATTCTGCAGAGACGTAAGGCTAGTCTCTGGTGATATCGGCACTGCAACTTCCTACGGTCCTCCTTACATAC CTACAAAGTGCTTTGGGAGTAGGCAAGACCAATTCCCTCCGGGGAACCTGTTTGTGGCGGTGAGTGAAGGATTGTGGGACAATGGTGCTGCGTGTGGAAGGCGATATAGACTGAGGTGCCTGAGTGGACGTAATAAACCCTGCAAGGGTGGTGCTACGGTGGACGTGAAGGTGGTTGATCTTTGCAAAAAATCACCTTGCCCTTCTACAGTAGCAATGTCAACTGATGCTTTTGCAGCGATCTCACACTCTCCTTCTACACGAATCAACGTCGAATATGTCCA GATATGA
- the LOC126605785 gene encoding uncharacterized protein At2g34160-like, with protein MEGLAEEVNNLQITDASYNKNNKNRIQVSNTKKPVFFYVNLAKRYMQQNNEVELSALGMAIATVVTIAEILKNNGLAVEKRIMTSTINMREDAGGRPIQKAKIEILLGKSEKFDEIMAADAAAAAAAEEGIEYEQS; from the exons atgGAGGGTCTGGCAGAAGAAGTGAACAACTTGCAAATTACAGACGCATCGTACAACAAGAACAATAAGAATCGCATCCAAGTCTCCAACACCAAAAAGCCCGTCTTCTTCTATGTCAATCTCGCCAAG AGGTACATGCAGCAGAACAACGAGGTGGAGCTCTCCGCTCTCGGAATGG CTATTGCCACAGTGGTTACCATTGCCGAGATTCTGAAGAATAATGGATTGGCCGTTGAGAAGA GAATCATGACTTCGACAATTAACATGAGGGAGGATGCAGGAGGGCGGCCAATTCAAAAGGCAAAG ATTGAAATACTGCTCGGAAAGTCAGAGAAGTTCGACGAGATAATGGCTGCTGATGCTGCTGCAGCTGCTGCTGCCGAGGAAGGCATTGAGTACGAGCAGAGTTGA
- the LOC126602624 gene encoding uncharacterized protein LOC126602624: MGDRRRHSMAMQMAQYQARIEIEDAELFNAEVELVNSFMQSEHHGESSHCGSVTGHSYVQRDREECHDIMMKDYFIECPRFPAHDFRRRFRIRRELFESILNAVVNHDHYFARRLDAVSRQGLSPHQKLTSAFCVLANGCSAYSIDEYCRLAESTAIENLKCFCKAIKCIYGATYMVRTAYLN; this comes from the coding sequence atgggTGATAGAAGAAGGCATAGCATGGCAATGCAGATGGcacaataccaagcaaggaTCGAGATTGAGGATGCAGAATTGTTCAACGCCGAAGTTGAACTTGTCAACTCGTTTATGCAATCTGAGCACCATGGCGAATCTAGCCATTGTGGTTCTGTCACGGGGCATTCATATGTGCAGCGTGACAGAGAAGAGTGTCATGACATAATGATGAAAGATTATTTCATCGAGTGTCCGAGATTTCCTGCTCATGATTTTCGGAGGCGGTTTCGGATAAGGAGAGAGCTTTTTGAAAGCATCTTGAACGCAGTTGTCAATCATGACCATTACTTTGCAAGGAGGCTAGATGCCGTAAGCCGACAAGGTCTATCACCTCATCAGAAGCTCACATCTGCTTTTTGCGTGCTAGCTAATGGGTGCTCTGCATACTCAATTGACGAGTATTGCCGACTTGCAGAAAGTACTGCTATTGAGAACCTGAAGTGCTTCTGTAAGGCAATTAAATGTATATATGGAGCCACTTATATGGTTAGAACTGCTTATTTAAATTAA
- the LOC126605780 gene encoding cellulose synthase A catalytic subunit 1 [UDP-forming] — protein sequence MEANAGLVAGSYKRNELVRIRHDSDSAPKPVKNLNGQICQICGDTVGVTATGDVFVACNECAFPVCRPCYEYERKDGNQACPQCKTRYKRHKGSPRVDGDDDEDDIDDLENEFNYAQGTSNARRQWQGEDADLSSSSRHESQQPIPLLTNGQSVSGEIPCATPDNQSVRTTSGPLDPRQPVPVRIVDPSKDLNSYGLGNVDWKERVEGWKLKQDKNMMHMTNKYAEGKGDMEGTGSNGEELQMADDARQPLSRIVPISSSHLTPYRVVIILRLIILGFFLQYRATHPVKDAYPLWLTSVICEIWFALSWLLDQFPKWFPINRETYLDRLALRYDRDGEPSQLAPIDVFVSTVDPMKEPPLITANTVLSILAVDYPVDKVSCYVSDDGSAMLTFESLSETAEFARKWVPFCKKHNIEPRAPEFYFAQKIDYLKDKIQPSFVKERRAMKREYEEFKVRINALVAKAQKMPEEGWTMQDGTPWPGNNSRDHPGMIQVFLGHSGGLDTDGNELPRLVYVSREKRPGFQHHKKAGAMNALIRVSAVLTNGAYLLNVDCDHYFNNSKALKEAMCFMMDPAYGKKTCYVQFPQRFDGIDLHDRYANRNIVFFDINLKGLDGIQGPVYVGTGCCFNRQALYGYDPVLTEEDLQPNIIVKSCCGSRKKNKTSNKKYIDKKRAVKRTESTIPIFNMEDIEEGVEGYDDERTLLMSQKSLEKRFGQSPVFIAATFMEQGGIPPTTNPATLLKEAIHVISCGYEDKSEWGKEIGWIYGSVTEDILTGFKMHARGWISVYCMPPRPAFKGSAPINLSDRLNQVLRWALGSIEILLSRHCPIWYGYNGKLKLLERLAYINTIVYPLTSIPLIAYCLLPAFCLLTEKFIIPEISNFASMWFILLFVSIIATGILELRWSGVSIEDWWRNEQFWIIGGTSAHLFAVFQGLLKVLAGIDTNFTVTSKASDEDGDFAELYVFKWTSLLIPPTTVLLVNMVGIVAGVSYAINSGYQSWGPLFGKLFFALWVVAHLYPFLKGLLGRQNRTPTIVIVWSILLASIFSLLWVRIDPFTSDKTKAASNGQCGINC from the exons ATGGAAGCCAATGCGGGACTGGTGGCCGGCTCTTACAAGAGGAACGAGCTCGTTCGGATTCGCCACGATTCAGATAGCGCG CCCAAACCCGTAAAGAATCTGAATGGGCAGATATGTCAGATCTGTGGTGATACCGTTGGAGTTACAGCCACCGGTGATGTCTTTGTTGCCTGCAATGAGTGTGCCTTTCCAGTCTGTCGACCTTGTTATGAGTATGAGCGGAAAGATGGGAACCAGGCTTGCCCACAGTGCAAGACTAGATATAAAAGGCACAAAG GGAGTCCTCGAGTGGATGGAGATGATGATGAGGATGACATTGATGATCTGGAGAATGAGTTCAATTATGCGCAAGGAACTAGCAATGCCAGACGCCAATGGCAAGGAGAAGATGCTGATCTCTCATCTTCCTCGAGACATGAATCTCAACAGCCGATCCCCCTTCTCACGAATGGGCAGTCG GTGTCTGGTGAGATTCCCTGTGCCACACCTGATAACCAATCTGTGCGAACTACATCAGGTCCTTTGGATCCGCGACAGCCAG TTCCAGTAAGAATAGTGGACCCATCAAAGGACTTGAATTCTTATGGGCTAGGAAATGTTGACTGGAAAGAAAGGGTTGAAGGCTGGAAACTCAAACAGGACAAAAATATGATGCATATGACTAATAAATACGCTGAAGGAAAGGGGGACATGGAAGGCACTGGTTCAAATGGTGAAGAACTCCAAAT GGCTGATGATGCTAGACAACCTTTGAGTCGCATTGTGCCTATTTCTTCATCTCATCTGACACCTTATCGTGTTGTGATCATACTCCGGCTTATTATTCTGGGTTTCTTCTTGCAATACCGTGCAACTCACCCAGTGAAAGATGCATATCCATTATGGTTAACATCAGTCATCTGTGAGATTTGGTTTGCTTTATCCTGGCTTCTGGATCAGTTTCCAAAATGGTTTCCCATTAACCGTGAGACCTATCTTGATAGGCTCGCACTGAG GTATGATCGTGATGGGGAGCCATCCCAGTTAGCTCCCATAGATGTGTTCGTCAGTACAGTGGATCCCATGAAAGAGCCTCCTCTGATTACGGCTAACACTGTTTTGTCCATACTTGCTGTGGATTATCCAGTGGACAAAGTCTCTTGCTATGTTTCAGATGATGGGTCAGCAATGCTTACATTTGAATCTCTTTCTGAAACTGCGGAGTTTGCTAGGAAGTGGGTACCTTTTTGCAAGAAACACAACATTGAACCTAGAGCCCCTGAGTTTTATTTTGCCCAAAAGATTGATTACTTAAAGGACAAGATACAGCCTTCTTTTGTAAAAGAGCGTAGAGCAATGAAG AGAGAGTATGAAGAATTCAAGGTTCGGATCAATGCCTTAGTTGCCAAGGCACAGAAAATGCCTGAAGAAGGTTGGACAATGCAGGATGGGACTCCATGGCCTGGGAACAACTCTAGGGACCATCCAGGAATGATCCAG GTTTTCTTAGGCCACAGTGGGGGCCTTGATACTGATGGCAATGAGCTGCCTCGACTTGTTTATGTTTCTCGTGAGAAGCGACCTGGATTCCAGCATCACAAAAAAGCTGGAGCAATGAATGCATTG ATTCGAGTTTCAGCCGTCCTGACAAATGGTGCATATCTCTTGAATGTCGATTGTGATCACTACTTCAATAATAGTAAAGCTCTTAAGGAAGCCATGTGTTTCATGATGGACCCAGCTTATGGGAAGAAGACCTGCTATGTCCAGTTCCCTCAGCGATTTGATGGCATTGATTTGCACGATAGATATGCCAATCGGAACATTGTCTTCTTTGAT ATCAACTTGAAAGGGCTGGATGGCATCCAGGGCCCAGTCTATGTGGGAACTGGTTGTTGTTTCAACAGACAAGCTCTATATGGGTACGATCCGGTTTTGACTGAGGAAGATTTGCAACCAAACATTATTGTCAAGAGTTGTTGTGGTTCAAGAAAGAAGAACAAGACTAGCAATAAGAAGTATATTGACAAGAAAAGGGCGGTTAAAAGAACGGAATCCACCATTCCCATTTTTAATATGGAAGACATTGAAGAGGGTGTTGAAG GTTATGATGATGAGAGGACTCTTCTTATGTCCCAGAAGAGCTTAGAGAAGCGTTTTGGTCAATCACCAGTTTTTATTGCAGCCACATTCATGGAACAAGGAGGCATTCCGCCTACAACCAATCCTGCAACTCTTTTGAAGGAAGCCATACATGTTATTAGCTGTGGATATGAAGACAAGAGTGAATGGGGAAAAGAG ATTGGATGGATCTATGGCTCCGTGACTGAAGATATTTTAACTGGGTTTAAGATGCATGCTCGTGGTTGGATATCAGTCTATTGCATGCCTCCCCGCCCAGCATTTAAGGGCTCTGCTCCCATCAATCTTTCTGATCGTTTGAACCAAGTGCTTCGATGGGCCTTGGGTTCCATTGAAATTTTGCTCAGCAGGCATTGTCCCATATGGTATGGCTACAATGGCAAGTTGAAACTTTTGGAGAGACTTGCATACATCAATACCATCGTTTACCCCCTCACATCTATACCACTGATTGCATACTGTTTACTTCCTGCCTTTTGCCTTCTCACAGAAAAGTTTATCATTCCTGAG ATAAGTAATTTCGCTAGCATGTGGTTCATTCTGCTCTTTGTTTCTATTATTGCAACCGGTATCCTTGAGCTAAGGTGGAGTGGAGTTAGTATTGAAGACTGGTGGAGAAACGAACAGTTCTGGATCATTGGAGGAACATCAGCTCATCTCTTCGCTGTCTTCCAAGGTCTCCTGAAAGTTCTTGCTGGGATTGATACCAACTTCACTGTGACGTCAAAGGCATCTGATGAGGATGGGGATTTTGCTGAGCTGTACGTGTTCAAATGGACATCACTTCTCATCCCTCCAACCACGGTTCTTCTTGTGAACATGGTAGGTATTGTGGCCGGTGTTTCATATGCCATAAATAGCGGTTACCAATCTTGGGGTCCACTCTTCGGCAAACTGTTTTTCGCCCTATGGGTCGTAGCACATCTGTATCCATTCTTGAAGGGTCTGTTGGGTCGGCAAAATCGCACCCCTACAATCGTCATCGTGTGGTCTATTCTTCTTGCATCAATATTTTCCTTGTTGTGGGTGCGCATCGACCCATTCACTTCGGACAAGACAAAAGCTGCATCAAACGGTCAATGTGGCATCAACTGTTAG
- the LOC126605781 gene encoding adenine nucleotide transporter BT1, chloroplastic/mitochondrial-like produces MGRKQIQVIDDKSDGFLSVSNLGNLGFQWSPEEGGYHPGGLFASVSQVGMGFGVSPDPPNPRRDGGAVKLPYAEQYMKYVEGIKSFGVGEEKEVVRNKKGGLKLKIKIANPSLRRLISGAVAGAISRTAVAPLETIRTHLMVGNCGKSTTEVFNDIMKIDGWKGLFRGNLVNVIRVAPSKAIELFAYDTVNKQLSPKPGEEPILPIPASLIAGACAGVSSTICTYPLELIKTRLTIQRDAYDGLLDAFLKIVREEGPAELYRGLAPSLIGVIPYAATNYYAYDTLRKAYRKFLKQEKIGNIETLLIGSAAGAISSTATFPLEVARKHMQAGAVNGTQHRNMLHALTSILEKQGVEGLYKGLGPSCMKLVPAAGISFMCYEACKRILVEEKEEE; encoded by the exons ATGGGTAGGAAGCAAATCCAAGTTATCGATGATAAGAGTGATGGGTTTCTATCTGTTTCCAATTTGGGAAATTTGGGATTTCAATGGAGTCCCGAAGAGGGGGGTTACCATCCCGGAGGCTTATTTGCAAGCGTTAGCCAAGTGGGGATGGGCTTCGGGGTCTCGCCAGACCCTCCCAATCCACGACGTGATGGCGGGGCCGTGAAGCTTCCGTATGCCGAGCAATACATGAAGTATGTGGAGGGGATTAAGAGTTTTGGGGTTGGGGAAGAGAAAGAGGTGGTGAGGAATAAGAAGGGCGGTCTTAAATTGAAGATTAAGATTGCTAACCCTTCACTGAGGAGGTTAATAAGTGGTGCAGTAGCCGGGGCAATTTCACGGACGGCTGTGGCGCCATTGGAGACGATAAGGACTCATTTGATGGTTGGGAATTGTGGGAAATCTACTACTGAGGTCTTCAATGATATAATGAAAATTGATGGGTGGAAGGGGTTGTTTAGGGGAAATCTAGTCAATGTGATTCGGGTTGCACCGAGCAAGGCGATAGAG CTGTTTGCTTATGATACGGTTAACAAGCAACTGTCACCAAAACCTGGAGAGGAGCCCATACTTCCAATTCCTGCCTCGTTAATTGCAGGTGCTTGTGCTGGAGTGAGCTCAACAATTTGCACATACCCTCTTGAGTTAATTAAGACGCGGCTAACCATTCAG AGAGACGCTTATGACGGTCTTCTGGATGCATTCTTAAAAATAGTGCGAGAAGAGGGACCGGCAGAACTCTACAGAGGTCTTGCCCCTAGTCTTATTGGAGTAATTCCATATGCTGCCACCAATTACTATGCTTATGATACATTACGGAAAGCCTATCGCAAGTTTCTCAAGCAGGAGAAGATCGGCAACATTGAAACCCTTTTAATTGGATCAGCAGCCGGTGCTATTTCAAGTACTGCGACATTCCCACTTGAGGTGGCACGCAAGCACATGCAGGCGGGAGCCGTGAATGGAACACAACATAGAAATATGCTTCACGCCCTCACCAGTATACTTGAGAAGCAGGGGGTTGAGGGTTTATACAAAGGGCTAGGCCCGAGCTGCATGAAGTTGGTGCCTGCGGCAGGGATTTCTTTTATGTGCTACGAAGCATGCAAGCGGATACTGGTAgaggaaaaagaggaagaatAG